The nucleotide sequence TTCAGAAGCAGTTTTTCTTGTTTAATATTTCCTATGtggttgcatttacattttgacGAGCTGGTTAAGGATGAGTTTGTGAAGGTGAAGTTTCAAGCTGCACTTCAGCTCGACTTCTCTTGTCAGATACATAGTTAGCTCTCCAGCAGCTGTTGGTGATACTACTCGCACTTCTAATCCCACTGTACAATATACAGGCTAGGCTTACAAAACAGAAACATTTAGTAGTCTTTGTTTAACAACCTATTAAAAGTACACATTACTCCTGTAATTGTCAAACCCTGATTCGTTTGACCTGTTGGTttgtctccacacctcaccaGGTGTTCCCGGGTCCCCCTCTTGTCATCGGTGTTTAAACTCTGTTCTCTGTTCTGGCAGGTGCCAGATCGTCTTGTGCTTCACAGTTGTTTCCAGCGTTCCCTGTTACTAGTTATTCCTGTTTCTCGTTCCTGGTTTTCTGTATTCACGGTTTTGATCTCTGCCTGTTTAGTCTCCCGACCACGgacctgcctgccccagtgtacCTCTGCTATTCGGCCCCGATACCGACCTCTGACCGCCCACCGCccaaccagcctgcctgccccagtgtacCTCTGCTATTCGGCCCCGATACCGACCTCTGACCGCCCACCGCccaaccagcctgcctgccccagtgtacCTCTGCTATTCGGCCCCGATACCGACCTCTGACCGCCCACCGCccaaccagcctgcctgccccagtgtacCTCTGCTATTTGGCTCCGATACCGACCTCTGACCGCCCACCGAccaaccagcctgcctgccccagtgtaTCTCTGCTATTCGGCCCCGATACCGACCTCTTACCGCCCACCGAccaaccagcctgcctgccccagtgcATCTCTGCTATTCGGCCCCGATACCGACCTCTGACCGCCCACCGAccaaccagcctgcctgccccagtgtacCTCTGCTATTCGGCCCCGATACCGACCTCTGACCGCCCACCGAccaaccagcctgcctgccccagtgtacCTCTGCTATTCGGCCCCGATACCGACATCTGACCGCCCACCGACCAACCAGCCTGCTTGCCCCAGTGTATCTCTGCCTTGCTACCTTGTTGCCAACCTTTGCTTGCCCCTGGACTACGATATCGCTTGGTGCGATCAAATAAGTTATTCTACTTCAAACTACCCTGCTTCCTGTCCGCATTTGGGTCCACTATCCTGCCTTGTGTTGGTAATTATTCTCAGTAGGTGAGTGTCACTTGGCCTGGGTGGCTTCCAGCACTGAATAAGGCATAGCTTTAAAATAGGATGGAATGTTAGTGACAGAATCAAACCCAAAAAGTACATGTATTTACTGTGTTCAATGGAATAATCAGACCTTCTTATGATAATTAGCTCTACCAACCCGTGGCCAACAAGTGAAACATCTTTGGAAGTTAACTGACTTTGATATCGAATCAGTTCTTAATTGTCAAAACTATTAAACAACCTAAAATTCAAGACCGGGTCTGGACCTTTATCAGACCAGACACAGCTGTTCCAGTCACATCACATCCCTCATCCCTTTATCAGACCAGACACAGCTGTTCCAGTCACATCACATCCCTCATCCCTGGTTTCTGTGTTGAAGGAAGTTGTGCTTGCTGGCTGTACCACATCGATGGCTCTGATAAAATGACATGGAAATGGATGAATACTTCAAGTGAAGTGTTGAGCGTTATCTGTACTTAGACAAAGTCAGTGAACTGTTTGCTCCAAAGCCACATCCAAGCGAGCTGAAATGTAAAACCTAGAGATGGTCACGGTGCTAAAATGAACTGCCTTTTGTCAGCAGAATTTGACTTTAAAAATACTGTAGCCTGTGTATAACACTGTATAACCAAGTATAGCATTAAATATGATGAAATGTCAGTAGTGTTTGAATCAAACAACAGGAAAGCATTTGTTTATTGTGTCTACTGTAATACAGTCAGACCATATGATTGTTATAGTTATCAACCCGTGGCTAACAAGTGAAACATCTTTGGAAGTTAACAAACGTTGAAATTGAATCAATTCTTAATTGTCAGAATAGTGAAAACATTTTTAATACAAGACTGGGCAGTGACCTTGATTAGGTAAGACACAGATGTTCCAATCACATCATATTATACCAGTCCTCGTAGACCTAGTCTGGCTAGTGCTTGAGTCATTTTGCAAATCACAAACAATGCTGAAAGTTTATTAAATATTTCAAGActggaacttttttttttatcataacAGTTAAAGAGCAGTAAAAGAAGGTCTAGAAGCCAATAAGCTGCCAAAATATGTTTGGGCTTCTAAAATGAATCATCTTCAACCCATCCTGATTGGTCTAAATGACTTCAATCCTATGAATCTTGACCTCATTGGCAAAGAATATGAAGTTATACTTCTCGCATTTGTGGCGATTGGGGAAGGATAACTCAGATTCATCAGGAAGGGTGACCACGAACTGTTCCTTTCTGAAGAGAATATACACCTAAGAACAAGAGAAAGGTATTGTGCATTTCTGTTAAAAACATTTGCTTGgtgattttttattattattatatcctAATGGGGTTGCAGTAGTAATGACCTGCCACTAGAGGCTGCTCTAGGAATACATTCTATGTTGTGCCTCACTTCAAACTTCTCGTCATAGTTGAAGGGGAAGCCTTTGGCAATTAGGTGGTCCTTATGCCAATTCCCTGAATGGCAGGAGTTGAACACCACCTCCTTCTGTGTATCTCCATAATTGAAGCGGACGTCCACATGCAGAGCGATGTCCTGCTCACTGTGACCAAAGTTGATGGAAAATCTATTGAAAGTGAAAACATCATTAAGGAGGCCAACATCATGGTTGTAACGGTTTGTACATTCTTCATTATGTGCCAAATCTGAACCAGTCTGTTATGTCTTGTAAACTTTTGTACAGTCAAATTTGAATGcttaaaatgtatataaaaagCACACGGCAGGGGTATTAACAAactccttttttcctttttattgGAATCTCTTGAACATGACCACATTTGAATTCGACCAACTCTCTTCTGACCTGGTAGGTTTCTTATTTTACATGACCCTTAATACACCAATCACATCTCTACAACCCTGTTGACCAATCACCATAAGGAATACAATGATTGCCAACAAACCGTTTTGAACATACctttcttttaaatctatttgggTTTCCAAAACACCACACAGTCAAGGCATATTATTGTGTACAAGCAGATTATGGGAGTCAGTTCAGCAACACATTTTTATCTTCAGTTACTCACCTATCGCCGTTTTGGTTGGGGACCCCTGTGACGGTCAGGATCTGTCCCACCTCGAAGGACAAGTTTCTCACCTCTACGTTCTGCATGGtaggaagagagacacagagagacagagcagtgtgttggtgtttttcAATTGTCAGGACTTCTACTGGACTTCCGAGTTATTACTTGAGAATTATTCTGACAGTTGTTTGCAAAAGGAATTGCAAAAGGGCGATTGAACAAAAGAtaaaggacaggagagaagacatgaacacagagggatggaggctgaGGTGTGACTCATAACTgaatgtgagagagggaaagtgggcAGGGGTCAGACTCGAGATCGATTTGTTTCAGTTATTTGTGTGAACAAATCGACGATGTGTATGTAATAGTGTAATCtgtaaatatacacacattccACGCAAAAAGTGTAAACTCAGAAAACATTTTGCAAATATAAAACTGATCTGCTtatacacaaacaaaaatatCAGTGAAAACATCCACTACTTCCAAAAGCGAACATTTTCAAACGAGTAGGCTTACTCACAGTCATCGTGATTGAAAGCGCAACGTCGGTCTAATGTTGAGGAAAGTACGTTATTTCAATGTGTCTGGCTCATCTTCTAGGATGGTTTATATATGTTCCTGGTGCTAGAAGAAAACTAAAGTTCTTCCTCATATCTAGCTTAGTGTCAAAGATTCAGCTTTTTTTAATCAGACACACTTGTCACTTAGTAAGAGTTTTCAGAAACAGGTTATCTGTCACTGTCAGACAGTTTCACGTGAGAACTGTGTCCCTTATTTCTGAGAAATAAGGGACATTGTCGCGCAATATACAATGAATAAAGTTATACAGAGTCAAATGCCAATCAGGAAACATTGCCAGCACCCACGAATTTAGGTAGCCTATAGGCTTAGAAAAAAATACGAAACTGAAGAAAGTTTCTAAGCAATatgcctaccgatcatcttatttagactcaaacataataacaacatGAGTCCAAAATATTTTACTGCATGAAGCTAAAAAAAAGAATGTGCGCTCAAATTATTGCAAAAGAATTACCGCGCATTAACTGATATGTCCATGCCAAGCTGCCTAATTTGAGTCCCTGAACTGTAGGCCCTATACTAGTGGATTCATTTATTAATAATTTTTGTGTACAAAATAGTGGCCAACCCTATTTCACAAAAGACCATCTTAAAATTCCTGGCCTCGCAATGGCTCCAAACCCATTTAACTGTAGGTTTTCAACTCCTGTTTTAAACAGTTAAATAGCGCcgattgttgtttttttttattagaaaGAGTTTTAGATTAACCCCCAACTGAGTCCTTTTTGTTCTGTTGTACGGCATGCCGGGCACCAAGAGCTTTCGCTACAGTATATTTGTTGATTGAAAATGTTGTTTGGTTAACTGGACTAACCCATTtaaccaaccccccaccccaagtGTCAAAGATTaagcttctttttcttttctttttaccaGCCACACCTATTACGTAGTAAGAGATTCTCAGTAACAGTGGGGTTTCACAACTTTCTATGTGGTTGCATTTAGACAACTTTTTGATGAGTTTGTGAAAGTTTCAAGCTGCACTTCAGCTTGACTTCTCTTGTCAGATACATAGTTAGCTCTCCAGCAGCTGTTGGTGATACTACTCGCACTTCAAACCCCACTGTACAATACACAGGCTAGGCTTACAAAACAGAAACATTTAGTAGTCTTTGTTTAATATCCTTCTAAGTAAATATTACTCCTGTAATTATTCTCAGTAGGGTGAGTGTCACTTGGCCTGGGTGTCTTGGGCTTCCGGCACTGAAGGC is from Osmerus mordax isolate fOsmMor3 chromosome 3, fOsmMor3.pri, whole genome shotgun sequence and encodes:
- the LOC136940300 gene encoding beta-galactoside-binding lectin-like, with the translated sequence MQNVEVRNLSFEVGQILTVTGVPNQNGDRFSINFGHSEQDIALHVDVRFNYGDTQKEVVFNSCHSGNWHKDHLIAKGFPFNYDEKFEVYILFRKEQFVVTLPDESELSFPNRHKCEKYNFIFFANEVKIHRIEVI